One Pristiophorus japonicus isolate sPriJap1 chromosome 19, sPriJap1.hap1, whole genome shotgun sequence genomic window carries:
- the LOC139230302 gene encoding ferritin, heavy subunit-like, translated as MASQVCQNYHKDCEDAVNQQINMELSSSYVYLSMSFYFDRDDIALRHFSDFFKKLSRADHEHAERLMQFQNQRGGHVALMDIKVGEQGAWSDGLEAMQRALQMEKDVNQSLLDLHKLSSGNTDPHLCDFLETHYLDEQVKMIKTLGDHITNLKRLGAPENGLAEYLFDKHTLQTQNSAI; from the exons ATGGCCTCccaagtgtgtcagaactaccacaaggactgtgaggatgctgtcaaccagcagatcaacatggagctctcgTCCTCCTATGTTTACCTCTCCATG TCCTTCTACTTCGACCGAGACGACATAGCTCTCCGTCATTTCTCCGACTTCTTCAAGAAACTGTCGCGTGCGGATCATGAGCACGCCGAGAGACTGATGCAATTCCAGAATCAGCGCGGTGGGCATGTGGCCCTGATGGACATCAAGGTTGGAGAA CAGGGTGCGTGGAGCGATGGTCTGGaggcgatgcagagagctctgcagatggagaaggatgttaaccagagtctgctggatctgcacaaactctcctcTGGGAACACCGACCCTCAC ttgtgtgacttcctggagacccactacttggatgaacaagtgaagatgatcaagacgcttggtgatcacatcaccaacctgaagaggttGGGAGCCCCGGAGAATGGCCTGGCGGAGTACCTGTTCGACAAGCACACCTTGCAAACACAAAATTCTGCCATTTGA